Proteins encoded within one genomic window of Gloeobacter kilaueensis JS1:
- a CDS encoding glycosyltransferase, with translation MLNRVPSPVQVSLVLPTYNEAANLEAVLSRIDGLLTGSGRSYEIIVVDDDSPDRTWALAERLASERFPQLRVIHRTEERGLATAVLRGWEAARGEILAVMDADGQHPHLTLLELLDAIDAGADVAVGSRHVSGGGVSDWSAVRRFLSRGAQLLALVLVPSIARQVSDPMSGFFALRRSVIAGAVLDPVGYKILLEVLGRGDYRTLKEVGYVFLEREAGDSKVSARLYWQYLLHLIRLGQQTGELYRFLKFGLVGASGVVVNLAALWWFKGILGWPLWEAGAAAVEIAIFSNFLLNDNWTFRAEAEREPGLVAWFVRLLRFNAICGVGAVLNIACLLLLTNLLGLYYLLSQLVAVGLSTLWNYTLNAVLNWQSEPPARTRSLTRRAWSAIRAAFSSGRQ, from the coding sequence ATGCTCAACCGTGTACCTTCGCCCGTCCAGGTCTCGCTGGTCCTGCCGACTTATAACGAAGCGGCCAACCTTGAGGCGGTGCTCAGCCGCATCGATGGTTTGCTCACAGGCAGTGGCCGCTCCTACGAAATAATCGTCGTCGATGACGACAGTCCCGACCGCACCTGGGCACTCGCTGAACGGCTCGCGAGCGAGCGCTTCCCCCAGCTGCGGGTGATCCACCGCACCGAGGAGCGGGGACTGGCGACCGCTGTCCTGCGCGGCTGGGAGGCAGCCAGAGGTGAGATTCTGGCGGTGATGGACGCCGATGGCCAGCATCCGCACCTGACGCTGCTGGAATTGCTCGACGCCATCGATGCCGGAGCGGATGTCGCCGTCGGTTCCCGGCACGTCAGCGGGGGTGGGGTGAGCGACTGGAGTGCTGTGCGGCGCTTTCTCTCGCGGGGTGCCCAACTGCTCGCCCTGGTGCTGGTGCCCTCGATTGCCCGCCAGGTGAGCGATCCGATGTCAGGCTTTTTTGCCCTGCGCCGCTCGGTAATTGCTGGGGCTGTCCTCGATCCGGTGGGTTACAAGATCTTGCTGGAGGTGCTGGGCCGGGGAGACTACCGGACGCTCAAAGAAGTGGGTTACGTCTTTCTGGAGCGGGAGGCGGGCGACAGCAAAGTCAGCGCCCGGCTCTACTGGCAGTACCTGCTGCACCTCATTCGCCTCGGCCAGCAGACGGGCGAGCTGTACCGCTTCTTAAAATTTGGCCTGGTGGGCGCGTCGGGGGTGGTAGTCAACCTGGCGGCCCTCTGGTGGTTCAAGGGCATCCTGGGCTGGCCCCTCTGGGAAGCAGGGGCCGCCGCAGTCGAGATCGCGATTTTCAGTAACTTTTTACTCAACGACAACTGGACCTTCCGGGCCGAAGCGGAGCGCGAGCCGGGCCTGGTGGCCTGGTTCGTCCGTCTGCTGCGCTTCAATGCCATCTGCGGCGTCGGGGCCGTCCTCAACATTGCCTGCCTGCTCCTGCTCACCAACCTGCTCGGCCTGTACTATCTGCTGTCGCAGCTGGTGGCGGTGGGCCTGAGTACGCTCTGGAACTACACGCTCAACGCCGTTCTCAACTGGCAGAGCGAGCCACCGGCCCGCACCCGTTCGCTCACCCGCCGGGCCTGGAGTGCAATTCGCGCCGCCTTCTCCAGCGGTCGGCAGTAA
- a CDS encoding nucleotidyltransferase family protein, whose protein sequence is MNAARVLLLAPEAAPAELGTGLPRMFLPIQNRSLLEHNLDLIQRNGLAEVYLCLGNYRQPWVRQSAQASSPLPLHCLQNIADLAALLSDLAAETPILVLASDALTDYPLETLLAEHWAWGLPVSVAEGESSQIGVWAASAGILRPFAATAFARPHQLLSELLQARTIARTQHLAGSFTEIPTVEAYLQAHRERAVAHAPVGKGCLIAPSASLSPLARIGPGCRIGPGAVIAGASCLAAGCVVSADAYLHDAVLWEGAKVGVQAQLSDCVVAREAVIARAAQISAGAVVPELAYLPPGACLTGSLGQPQAEVPV, encoded by the coding sequence ATGAACGCTGCTAGAGTCCTCCTGCTCGCGCCCGAAGCCGCTCCGGCGGAACTGGGCACCGGCCTGCCCCGCATGTTCCTGCCCATCCAGAACCGTTCGCTGCTGGAACATAACCTCGATCTGATCCAGCGCAATGGGCTGGCGGAAGTGTATCTCTGCCTGGGAAACTACCGGCAACCCTGGGTCCGTCAGTCCGCCCAGGCAAGTAGCCCCCTGCCGCTGCACTGCCTGCAGAACATAGCGGATCTGGCGGCGCTGCTCTCGGACCTGGCCGCCGAGACGCCGATTCTCGTGCTGGCAAGCGACGCCCTCACCGATTACCCGCTGGAAACATTGCTCGCCGAGCACTGGGCCTGGGGTTTGCCGGTGTCGGTGGCCGAAGGCGAATCGAGCCAGATAGGAGTCTGGGCAGCGAGCGCCGGTATCCTGCGTCCCTTTGCCGCCACCGCCTTTGCCCGTCCCCACCAACTGCTCTCAGAGCTGTTGCAAGCCAGGACGATCGCCCGCACCCAGCACCTGGCGGGCAGTTTCACCGAGATCCCCACAGTCGAAGCGTACCTGCAGGCGCACCGGGAGCGGGCGGTGGCCCATGCCCCTGTGGGCAAGGGCTGCTTGATCGCCCCCAGCGCCAGCCTCTCGCCTCTGGCCAGAATTGGCCCTGGCTGCCGGATCGGACCGGGGGCGGTGATCGCCGGGGCGAGCTGTCTGGCGGCGGGCTGCGTCGTGAGCGCCGACGCCTACCTGCACGACGCCGTACTCTGGGAAGGGGCAAAAGTGGGCGTCCAGGCGCAGCTGAGCGATTGCGTCGTCGCGCGCGAGGCGGTGATCGCTCGGGCGGCCCAGATAAGCGCCGGGGCGGTCGTGCCGGAGCTTGCCTATCTGCCGCCGGGAGCCTGCCTCACCGGTAGCCTGGGCCAGCCCCAAGCGGAGGTACCCGTATGA
- a CDS encoding GMC oxidoreductase → MSKLPIYDAIVVGSGASGGWAAKELTEGGMRVLLLEAGESLRQKEWFCRWQDLTRKLKYRGRVDQRTLSLARQPIQSKCHAWDWHFAYYIDDLDNPYLVPEDKPFTWIRSRQEGGRMVVPGHGRQLYRMSDLDFKAASRDGFGDDWPIGHADLDPYYQRVERWIGIHGSTEHLPQLPDSLFLPALPMSAAEAHLKATIEGRWSERRVVSGRTGLPPRTLRSAQATGRLTLRTNAIASHVTVDPGSGKARGIAYIDRFSHKSYEALGRVIVLCASTIETTRLLLNSASDQHPTGLGNSSGLLGHYLHDHFNAVTVTGHIPEAKAEGALPPGGVYIPQFRNLQSQHPDFLRGYGIQAFAERQPQAHFFQMKAFGEMLPRFENRVRVDSERRDAWGIPVARIECAYSDNERRMATDQLEALKEMAEAAGFEIESEQPDLAPPGTAVHEVGTARMGNSPRTSVLNKFNQSWDVKNLFVTDGACFVSQGCQNPTLTIMAMTVRACDYILDHCRKGNL, encoded by the coding sequence ATGAGCAAACTACCGATCTACGACGCGATTGTCGTCGGCTCCGGGGCAAGCGGCGGCTGGGCTGCCAAAGAACTGACCGAGGGCGGAATGCGCGTGCTCCTGTTGGAGGCGGGCGAATCGCTGCGCCAGAAAGAATGGTTCTGCCGCTGGCAGGATCTCACCCGCAAGCTCAAGTACCGGGGCAGAGTCGATCAGCGCACTCTCTCGCTCGCCCGCCAGCCCATCCAGTCAAAGTGCCACGCCTGGGACTGGCACTTTGCCTACTACATCGACGATCTGGACAATCCCTATCTGGTGCCGGAGGACAAGCCCTTCACCTGGATTCGAAGCCGCCAGGAGGGCGGGCGGATGGTCGTCCCCGGCCACGGTCGCCAGCTCTACCGGATGTCGGACCTCGACTTCAAGGCCGCCAGCCGCGACGGCTTCGGCGACGACTGGCCCATCGGCCATGCCGACCTCGACCCGTACTATCAACGAGTCGAGCGCTGGATCGGCATTCATGGCTCCACCGAGCACCTGCCCCAACTGCCCGACTCGCTCTTTTTACCGGCCCTCCCGATGAGTGCCGCCGAGGCGCATCTTAAAGCGACGATCGAGGGACGCTGGAGCGAGCGGCGGGTGGTGAGCGGACGCACCGGCCTGCCGCCCCGCACCCTGCGCTCGGCCCAGGCCACCGGGCGGCTCACGCTGCGCACCAACGCCATTGCCAGCCACGTCACAGTCGATCCGGGTTCGGGCAAAGCGCGGGGGATCGCCTACATCGACCGCTTCAGCCACAAAAGTTACGAGGCTCTGGGCCGGGTGATCGTGCTGTGCGCTTCGACGATCGAGACGACGCGGCTCCTTTTAAATTCAGCCAGCGACCAGCACCCCACGGGCCTCGGCAATTCCTCGGGTCTGCTCGGCCACTACCTGCACGATCACTTCAATGCGGTGACGGTGACAGGCCATATCCCAGAGGCAAAGGCCGAGGGCGCTCTCCCGCCCGGCGGCGTCTATATCCCCCAGTTTCGCAACCTCCAGAGCCAGCACCCCGACTTTCTGCGCGGCTACGGCATCCAGGCATTTGCCGAGCGTCAGCCGCAGGCGCACTTCTTTCAGATGAAAGCGTTCGGCGAGATGCTGCCGCGCTTTGAGAACCGGGTACGGGTCGATTCCGAGCGGCGCGACGCCTGGGGGATCCCGGTTGCCCGCATCGAATGTGCGTACTCCGACAACGAGCGCCGCATGGCCACAGACCAGCTCGAAGCCCTCAAGGAGATGGCCGAGGCGGCAGGCTTTGAAATCGAGAGCGAGCAGCCCGATCTCGCCCCGCCCGGCACCGCCGTCCACGAAGTCGGCACCGCCCGCATGGGCAACAGTCCCCGCACCTCGGTGCTCAACAAGTTCAACCAGAGCTGGGATGTAAAGAACCTGTTTGTCACCGACGGAGCCTGCTTCGTCTCCCAGGGCTGCCAGAATCCGACCCTCACGATCATGGCGATGACTGTCCGCGCCTGCGACTACATCCTCGATCACTGCCGCAAGGGCAATCTCTAA
- a CDS encoding glycosyltransferase family 2 protein, with protein MERPTVICLTPVRNEGWILERFLTCASLWADYILLLDQLSSDETAQIARRHSKVTLLTNPSTTYDEAERQRRLIEAARCIPGRRLLITLDADEMLTANFMTSPEWRSVLAAPPGSIIGFQWVNILPDLQRYWTSPYDYYWGFMDDGSDHGGSTIHSPRIPLPPRAPRLTLREVKVMHYQFTDWERLESKTRWYQCWERINQPERRAVEVYRQYHHMYAVAPERIQPIPGDWLTGYRERGIDMTSVLRDRHPWWDKEVLDLFEKFGTAHFRRQNIWQVDWQAVYRELHEQEPPVALGDPRSRIEKLIHRWLAKTQADKSKFPIRTFDRLLGLLGW; from the coding sequence ATGGAAAGACCTACTGTCATCTGCCTGACGCCGGTGCGCAACGAGGGCTGGATCCTCGAGCGCTTTTTAACCTGTGCCAGCCTCTGGGCCGACTATATCCTCCTGCTCGATCAGCTCTCCAGCGACGAGACCGCCCAGATTGCCCGCCGCCACTCCAAGGTGACGCTCCTTACCAATCCTTCGACGACCTACGACGAGGCGGAGCGCCAGAGACGGCTCATCGAGGCGGCCCGCTGTATTCCTGGCCGCCGGTTGCTCATCACCCTCGACGCCGACGAGATGCTCACCGCCAACTTTATGACTTCTCCGGAGTGGCGCTCGGTGCTGGCCGCTCCGCCCGGCAGCATTATCGGTTTTCAGTGGGTCAACATTTTACCGGACCTGCAGCGCTACTGGACTTCGCCCTACGACTACTACTGGGGCTTTATGGACGACGGGAGCGATCACGGCGGCAGCACCATTCACAGTCCCCGCATTCCCCTGCCGCCCCGCGCCCCCCGGCTCACCCTGCGCGAGGTAAAGGTGATGCACTACCAATTCACCGACTGGGAGCGCCTCGAAAGCAAGACGCGCTGGTACCAGTGCTGGGAGCGAATCAACCAGCCCGAGCGCCGGGCAGTGGAAGTCTACCGGCAGTACCACCACATGTACGCCGTCGCCCCCGAGCGGATTCAACCAATTCCCGGCGACTGGCTCACGGGCTACCGCGAGCGGGGCATCGACATGACGAGCGTCCTGCGCGACCGCCATCCCTGGTGGGACAAAGAAGTGCTCGATCTGTTTGAAAAATTTGGCACCGCTCACTTTCGCCGCCAGAACATCTGGCAGGTGGACTGGCAGGCCGTCTACCGCGAACTGCACGAGCAGGAGCCGCCCGTGGCCCTGGGCGATCCGCGCAGTCGGATCGAAAAGCTCATCCACCGCTGGCTGGCGAAAACCCAGGCGGACAAATCAAAGTTTCCAATTCGCACCTTTGACCGGCTATTGGGCCTGCTGGGCTGGTAA
- a CDS encoding glycosyltransferase — MSIALSVVIAAHNPRAAYLEEVLESLKGQSLAPRCWELLLVDNASCEPLADAVDLSWHPQARHIREEQLGVVHARSRGLGESCGEIVVFVDDDNVLESSYLEMAVQIGQDYPRLGIWGGQVLPRFESEPPLWTRPLWPLLAIRQFDRDRWSNLDQSETMPVGAGMCLRRTVARKYLQLIEADPRRLQLGRQGDLLMSCEDFDMALTALDLGLGAGLFTRLQLTHLIPAERLGEAYLLRLVKGIVYSTALLDYLRGREPEQLPWRTRLRYFLGSLLMPARERRFLKATKSAQTLAKKQIETMRAAQERLLPTSAPAENFAAH, encoded by the coding sequence ATGAGCATTGCCCTGAGCGTCGTGATCGCCGCCCACAATCCCCGAGCGGCTTACCTGGAAGAAGTGCTCGAATCGCTAAAAGGCCAGAGCCTTGCTCCCCGTTGCTGGGAGCTGTTGCTGGTCGATAATGCCAGCTGCGAACCGCTCGCGGACGCGGTAGATCTAAGCTGGCATCCCCAGGCCCGCCACATCCGCGAGGAGCAGTTGGGCGTCGTCCATGCCCGCTCGCGCGGCCTGGGAGAAAGCTGTGGCGAGATTGTCGTCTTCGTCGATGACGACAACGTGTTGGAGAGCAGCTATCTGGAAATGGCGGTGCAGATTGGCCAGGACTACCCCCGCCTGGGCATCTGGGGCGGACAGGTATTGCCCCGCTTTGAGAGCGAGCCGCCCCTGTGGACCAGGCCGCTCTGGCCCTTGCTGGCGATTCGCCAGTTCGATCGAGACCGCTGGTCGAACCTCGACCAGTCGGAGACGATGCCGGTGGGAGCGGGCATGTGTCTGAGGCGGACGGTTGCCAGAAAATACCTTCAACTGATCGAAGCGGATCCGAGGCGGTTGCAGTTGGGCCGCCAGGGCGATCTGCTGATGAGTTGCGAGGATTTCGACATGGCCCTCACCGCCCTCGACCTGGGCCTTGGGGCAGGGCTTTTCACCCGGCTGCAGCTCACCCACCTGATCCCTGCTGAACGGCTGGGCGAAGCCTATCTCCTGCGGCTGGTCAAAGGGATCGTCTATTCCACCGCGCTGTTAGATTACCTGCGCGGTCGGGAGCCGGAGCAACTGCCCTGGCGCACGCGGCTGCGCTACTTTCTGGGTTCACTTTTGATGCCGGCGCGCGAGCGACGCTTCCTAAAAGCGACTAAAAGTGCCCAGACCCTGGCCAAAAAACAAATCGAGACGATGCGGGCCGCCCAGGAGCGGCTACTGCCCACTTCGGCCCCGGCTGAAAATTTTGCTGCCCACTGA
- a CDS encoding alkaline phosphatase family protein → MHQPVVAIGLDAADPVLIDRWMAQGHLPALARLRAQGIAGRLQNLDCFKNETPWTTFLTGCLPETTGHYSPIKFYEGSYEVDDTSAYDFREYPPFYALGEDYRVAVFDVPQSVVVSDLKGLQMLGWGAHSAQTPSRSDPEGLFAELVRRYGDHPAYRRDYGDWFDPFYQERLQRTLEEGIRRRTAICSDLLQRGPWDLFLTAFSELHAPGHDLFHLSQPDHPLYGLTATAGSDPLLQFYKTVDRAVGELAEQVPTDAHLVVFSVNGTCSNYEDLPSMILLAEFCYRFSFPGQWLLTSAPAGARTEPMIPNVAHGSWSLQVRKLRHEPDAIRRQLRRAVPGRFHHHLDRMLGTLPGSGPTDWQPGADWYRSFWPTMRAFALPSLSEGYIRINLEGREPAGIVSMADYEATCEELSEKLYRLKDRDGKPHVQRVIRTRHRPDQRGAKLFEADLIVIWQDRPTDLLDSPDCGRIGPVPYRRPGGHRPQGVLFARGPRIAPGSYLMGGHVVDLAPTLLDLMGAPIPEHLEGRPLLTGSAAALCHPKEWP, encoded by the coding sequence ATGCATCAACCCGTCGTAGCGATCGGCCTCGACGCCGCCGATCCGGTCTTGATCGATCGCTGGATGGCCCAGGGCCATCTACCGGCCCTCGCTCGCCTGCGCGCCCAGGGTATCGCCGGTCGCCTGCAGAATCTGGACTGCTTCAAGAACGAGACGCCCTGGACAACGTTTCTCACCGGTTGCCTGCCCGAGACCACCGGTCACTACTCGCCCATCAAGTTCTACGAGGGCAGCTACGAAGTAGACGACACCAGCGCCTACGACTTTCGGGAGTATCCGCCCTTCTACGCCCTGGGCGAGGACTACCGGGTGGCTGTCTTCGACGTGCCCCAGTCGGTGGTCGTCTCTGATCTGAAGGGACTGCAGATGCTGGGCTGGGGAGCCCACTCCGCCCAGACCCCCAGCCGCTCCGATCCGGAGGGGCTATTTGCCGAATTGGTGCGCCGCTACGGCGATCACCCGGCCTACAGGCGCGACTACGGCGACTGGTTTGATCCTTTTTACCAGGAGCGCCTGCAGCGCACCCTGGAGGAGGGCATCCGCCGCCGCACCGCCATCTGCAGCGATCTACTGCAACGCGGTCCCTGGGATCTGTTTTTGACGGCCTTCAGCGAACTGCACGCCCCCGGCCACGATCTGTTTCACCTGAGCCAGCCGGATCACCCGCTCTATGGTCTCACGGCTACCGCCGGCAGTGACCCGCTGTTGCAGTTTTACAAAACGGTCGATCGGGCGGTGGGTGAACTGGCGGAGCAGGTACCGACAGACGCCCATCTGGTCGTCTTCTCGGTCAACGGCACCTGTTCTAACTACGAAGATCTGCCGAGCATGATCTTGCTGGCGGAATTCTGCTACCGCTTCAGCTTCCCCGGCCAGTGGCTGCTCACCTCCGCCCCAGCCGGTGCGCGAACCGAGCCGATGATCCCAAATGTCGCGCACGGCAGCTGGAGCTTGCAGGTGCGCAAGCTGCGCCACGAGCCGGATGCGATCCGCAGGCAGCTCAGGCGGGCGGTGCCGGGCCGCTTTCACCATCATCTCGACCGGATGCTGGGCACCTTGCCTGGCAGTGGACCAACGGACTGGCAACCGGGTGCGGACTGGTACCGGTCTTTCTGGCCGACGATGCGCGCCTTCGCCCTGCCCAGCCTCTCAGAAGGCTATATCCGGATCAACCTCGAAGGCCGTGAACCTGCCGGGATCGTCTCGATGGCAGACTACGAGGCGACCTGCGAGGAGCTGAGCGAAAAACTCTATCGCCTCAAAGACCGCGACGGCAAACCCCACGTCCAGCGGGTGATTCGTACTCGCCACCGGCCCGACCAGCGCGGCGCGAAGCTCTTCGAGGCCGACTTGATCGTGATCTGGCAGGACCGGCCCACCGACCTGCTCGACAGCCCCGACTGTGGCCGCATCGGCCCTGTGCCTTACCGCCGTCCCGGCGGCCATCGCCCCCAGGGCGTCCTGTTCGCGCGCGGCCCGCGAATTGCACCGGGCAGCTACCTGATGGGCGGCCATGTCGTGGATCTGGCCCCGACCCTGCTCGATCTAATGGGAGCCCCGATCCCGGAGCACCTGGAGGGCCGACCGTTGCTTACCGGTTCAGCCGCTGCCCTCTGTCACCCCAAGGAGTGGCCATGA
- a CDS encoding ABC transporter ATP-binding protein: MIAQLRKSLWSRTPGKLGRLVSLCCTVPRRTLYFGLFTMLLASLLDGVGIGLMVPFLKVLLNEGGPAALHLPGGALVAGVNSWIEHQQKGTLIFAFTLVLMAALTLKGYLYYLSQVLTCFYREEVVALLREQLYCNYLRAPVAFFDNIQMGRVTSTLLSETTNVSIMLSFFFAAVTSSLTLLAYLGTLLVVSWRLTVLVVMLIGAVGLGLTFLLNKIRQSGSAVVEARSDLYVRALDALGGIRIIKSYGSEDFEMGKFQAISRRLVETSNVLARKQNVIDPLTEWATLGVAMIILVSSYNLLIARGLLATSELLLFMLVLVRIIPVTKKINTARGYIQENLSAFAQVAAGLELPEEQRDQPGQIVFTGLRESIVFRDVDFSYTGRSKVLTGFDLEVPRGQTVALVGASGAGKSTVAALVPRLYDVASGSIEIDGLDLRAYDITSLRRHIGIVNQDTYIFNTAIRANIAYGLEAVSEARIVEAARLANAHEFICQLPNGYDTLVGDRGVQLSGGQRQRISIARAILRDPEILILDEATSALDSQSEQLVQEALERLRRNRTVIVIAHRLSTVRNADRIVVLDKGRIVEVGEHQQLLKNRGAYWAYLNLQSLPIA, translated from the coding sequence GTGATCGCTCAGCTGCGCAAATCCCTCTGGAGCCGGACCCCCGGCAAGCTTGGCCGGCTTGTCTCCCTCTGCTGTACGGTGCCGCGCCGGACGCTCTACTTTGGCCTGTTCACGATGCTCTTAGCATCGCTGCTCGACGGTGTCGGCATCGGGCTGATGGTGCCCTTTCTTAAAGTCCTGCTCAACGAGGGCGGACCGGCGGCGCTGCACCTGCCGGGTGGCGCGCTGGTGGCCGGGGTGAACAGCTGGATCGAGCACCAGCAAAAAGGCACGCTCATCTTTGCTTTTACGCTCGTGCTGATGGCGGCCCTCACCCTCAAAGGATATTTATATTACCTATCTCAAGTTCTCACCTGCTTTTATCGGGAGGAGGTCGTTGCCCTTTTGCGCGAGCAACTCTACTGCAACTATCTAAGAGCGCCGGTCGCCTTCTTCGACAATATTCAGATGGGGCGGGTGACGAGCACCCTCCTCAGCGAGACGACCAACGTCAGCATCATGCTCTCGTTCTTTTTTGCCGCCGTCACCAGTTCGCTGACCCTCCTCGCTTACCTGGGCACACTGCTTGTCGTCTCCTGGCGGCTCACGGTGCTGGTGGTGATGCTCATCGGCGCGGTCGGGCTGGGGCTGACTTTTTTGTTAAACAAGATTCGCCAGTCCGGCAGCGCTGTAGTCGAAGCGAGAAGCGACCTCTACGTGCGCGCCCTCGACGCGCTGGGCGGCATCCGGATCATCAAGTCCTACGGCAGCGAGGACTTCGAGATGGGCAAGTTTCAGGCCATCTCCCGCCGCCTGGTGGAGACCAGCAACGTGCTTGCCAGAAAGCAGAACGTGATCGACCCGCTCACCGAATGGGCGACCCTCGGGGTGGCGATGATCATCCTCGTCAGCAGCTACAACCTCCTCATCGCACGGGGGCTGCTCGCCACCTCCGAGCTGTTGCTGTTCATGCTCGTCCTGGTGCGGATCATCCCGGTCACCAAAAAAATCAACACCGCCCGTGGCTACATCCAGGAAAACCTTTCCGCCTTCGCCCAGGTAGCAGCCGGTCTGGAGCTGCCAGAAGAACAGCGCGATCAACCGGGGCAGATCGTCTTTACGGGCCTGCGCGAGAGCATCGTCTTTCGCGATGTCGATTTTTCTTACACCGGACGCAGCAAGGTGCTGACGGGCTTTGATCTGGAGGTGCCGCGCGGCCAGACCGTGGCCCTGGTCGGTGCCTCGGGGGCAGGCAAATCGACGGTGGCAGCCCTGGTACCCCGACTCTACGACGTTGCCAGTGGCAGCATCGAGATCGACGGCCTCGACCTCCGCGCCTACGACATCACCTCCCTGCGCCGTCACATCGGCATCGTCAACCAGGACACCTACATCTTCAACACCGCGATCCGCGCCAACATCGCCTACGGCCTGGAGGCGGTGAGCGAGGCACGGATCGTTGAAGCCGCCCGCCTCGCCAATGCCCACGAATTTATCTGCCAGTTGCCCAACGGCTACGACACCCTGGTGGGCGACCGGGGCGTACAGCTTTCGGGCGGCCAGCGCCAGCGCATCTCGATTGCCCGAGCGATCCTGCGGGATCCGGAAATTCTCATTCTCGACGAGGCGACCAGCGCCCTCGACTCGCAGTCAGAACAACTGGTGCAGGAGGCGCTGGAGCGGCTGCGCCGCAACCGCACCGTGATCGTGATTGCCCATCGTCTTTCGACGGTGCGCAACGCCGATCGGATCGTCGTGCTCGACAAAGGCCGGATCGTCGAAGTTGGCGAGCACCAGCAACTCCTTAAAAATCGCGGAGCCTACTGGGCTTACCTCAACCTACAATCGCTGCCGATTGCCTGA
- a CDS encoding glycosyltransferase family 2 protein, whose protein sequence is MGSPLISAIICTYNRAERLELALEALCTQSLPATAFEILVVDNASTDRTRSLCEAFQRERLPQLRYLFEPVQGLSRARNTGWQAAGSPYVAFLDDDAIPSPGWLAALLASFQTVLPEPVSVGGPIAPLWEVPRPDWVIPMMEVIFTTLDGGEEPRWFAPNEFPWGANVAYRREALVAAGGFCERLGRVGVKLLSGEEYLLNATLQRLGGGFYYDPQASVQHWIPKERVNAQWLIGRSYWQGRSVALIESLLGRPALRLYLGSTWSLLRVLFDVQKLIAQFWPDPKVRIRERMVFSWRWGYFSQVWSDTLNRSSP, encoded by the coding sequence ATGGGCTCTCCCCTGATTTCGGCCATCATCTGCACCTACAACCGCGCCGAGCGGCTGGAACTGGCCCTGGAAGCGCTTTGCACCCAGAGCTTACCGGCCACCGCCTTCGAGATTCTGGTAGTCGATAACGCCTCCACCGACCGGACCCGTTCGCTGTGCGAGGCGTTTCAGCGCGAGCGGCTGCCCCAGTTGCGCTACCTCTTCGAGCCCGTCCAGGGTCTTTCAAGGGCGCGCAACACCGGCTGGCAGGCCGCCGGTAGTCCTTATGTCGCTTTTTTGGACGACGATGCCATCCCCTCCCCAGGCTGGCTCGCTGCCCTGCTTGCCTCCTTTCAGACGGTGCTGCCCGAACCGGTGAGCGTCGGCGGGCCGATCGCGCCGCTCTGGGAGGTGCCCCGGCCCGACTGGGTGATCCCGATGATGGAGGTGATCTTCACTACCCTCGACGGCGGCGAGGAGCCGCGCTGGTTCGCCCCCAACGAATTTCCCTGGGGGGCGAACGTCGCCTACCGGCGGGAGGCGCTCGTGGCGGCGGGCGGTTTTTGTGAACGGCTGGGGCGGGTCGGGGTGAAGTTGCTCTCCGGCGAAGAGTACCTACTCAACGCCACCCTCCAGCGGCTGGGCGGCGGATTCTACTACGACCCGCAAGCCTCGGTGCAGCACTGGATTCCCAAGGAGCGGGTCAACGCCCAGTGGTTGATTGGTCGCAGCTACTGGCAGGGGCGGTCGGTGGCGCTCATCGAGAGCCTGCTCGGTCGCCCGGCGCTGCGGCTCTACCTCGGGAGCACCTGGAGCCTGCTTAGAGTACTCTTCGACGTTCAAAAACTGATAGCCCAGTTCTGGCCGGATCCAAAAGTGCGCATCCGCGAGCGGATGGTTTTCTCCTGGCGCTGGGGCTATTTTTCGCAAGTCTGGTCTGACACCCTCAATCGGAGTTCTCCGTGA